The Candidatus Eisenbacteria bacterium nucleotide sequence GTCGATCTGAACGAGGAGATCCTGAAGCGCTCGATCGGACGGATCGAGAAGAGCGTCCGCAAGCTCGCGGAGAAGGGAGTGCTCGACCCATCCAAGGTAGACCCGGTTCTCTCGAGCGTCCGCCCTGTTCCGTCGATCGGTAAGATGGCGCCTCCTGCTCTCGTCGTCGAAGCGGTGCCGGAACACTTTGAACTAAAAAAGAAGATCTTTCAAGAGCTCGACGCCGCGGCGCCGAAGGAAGCGATCCTCGCCTCGAACACCTCCTCGATCTCGATCACCGAGATCGCGGCGGCGACGAAGCGTCCGGAGAAGGTGATCGGGATGCATTTCATGAACCCGGTCCCCCTCATGAAGCTCGTCGAGGTGATCCGCGGGATCGCCACCGCGGACGATACGTACGAACGGGTCGAGGCGCTCACGAAGGAGCTCGGGAAGACGCCGGTCGAGGTGCAGGACTACCCGGGGTTCGTGTCGAACCGGATCCTGATGCCGATGATCAACGAGGCGATCTACGCCCTCATGGAAGGGGTGGCCTCCGCCGAGGACATCGACACGGTGATGAAGCTCGGCATGAACCATCCGATGGGACCGCTCACGCTCGCCGATTTCATCGGTCTCGACGTGTGTCTCGA carries:
- a CDS encoding 3-hydroxybutyryl-CoA dehydrogenase, coding for MDQKQLAVVGGGTMGAGIAQVFAQSGYRVDLVDLNEEILKRSIGRIEKSVRKLAEKGVLDPSKVDPVLSSVRPVPSIGKMAPPALVVEAVPEHFELKKKIFQELDAAAPKEAILASNTSSISITEIAAATKRPEKVIGMHFMNPVPLMKLVEVIRGIATADDTYERVEALTKELGKTPVEVQDYPGFVSNRILMPMINEAIYALMEGVASAEDIDTVMKLGMNHPMGPLTLADFIGLDVCLDIMEVLYGGFSDPKYRPCPLLKKMVRAGYLGRKSGRGFFEYGS